In a single window of the Jaculus jaculus isolate mJacJac1 chromosome 9, mJacJac1.mat.Y.cur, whole genome shotgun sequence genome:
- the Rnf122 gene encoding RING finger protein 122 isoform X2 — MHPFQWCNGCFCGLGLVSTNKSCSMPPISFQDLPLNIYMVIFGTGIFVFMLSLIFCCYFISKLRNQAQSERYGYKEVVLKGDAKKLQLYGTCAVCLEDFKGKDELGVLPCQHAFHRKCLVKWLEVRCVCPMCNKPIAGPTEATQSIGILLDELV; from the exons ATGCACCCCTTCCAGTGGTGTAACG GGTGTTTCTGTGGCCTGGGGCTGGTTAGCACAAACAAGTCCTGCTCGATGCCACCCATCAGCTTCCAAGACCTTCCCCTCAACATCTACATGGTCATCTTTGGCACAGGCATCTTCGTCTTCATGTTGAGCCTCATCTTCTGTTGCTATTTCATCAG CAAACTCAGGAACCAGGCACAGAGTGAACGATACGGCTATAAAGAG GTGGTGCTTAAAGGTGATGCCAAGAAGTTACAGCTGTATGGG ACCTGTGCAGTTTGCCTGGAAGACTTCAAGGGGAAGGATGAGCTAGGCGTACTCCCATGCCAGCATGCCTTTCACCGCAA GTGTCTGGTGAAGTGGCTGGAAGTGCGTTGTGTCTGCCCAATGTGCAACAAGCCCATTGCTGGCCCCACAGAAGCTACTCAGAGCATTGGGATCCTATTAGATGAGCTGGTGTAA
- the Rnf122 gene encoding RING finger protein 122 isoform X1, whose product MHPFQWCNGCFCGLGLVSTNKSCSMPPISFQDLPLNIYMVIFGTGIFVFMLSLIFCCYFISKLRNQAQSERYGYKEVVLKGDAKKLQLYGQTCAVCLEDFKGKDELGVLPCQHAFHRKCLVKWLEVRCVCPMCNKPIAGPTEATQSIGILLDELV is encoded by the exons ATGCACCCCTTCCAGTGGTGTAACG GGTGTTTCTGTGGCCTGGGGCTGGTTAGCACAAACAAGTCCTGCTCGATGCCACCCATCAGCTTCCAAGACCTTCCCCTCAACATCTACATGGTCATCTTTGGCACAGGCATCTTCGTCTTCATGTTGAGCCTCATCTTCTGTTGCTATTTCATCAG CAAACTCAGGAACCAGGCACAGAGTGAACGATACGGCTATAAAGAG GTGGTGCTTAAAGGTGATGCCAAGAAGTTACAGCTGTATGGG CAGACCTGTGCAGTTTGCCTGGAAGACTTCAAGGGGAAGGATGAGCTAGGCGTACTCCCATGCCAGCATGCCTTTCACCGCAA GTGTCTGGTGAAGTGGCTGGAAGTGCGTTGTGTCTGCCCAATGTGCAACAAGCCCATTGCTGGCCCCACAGAAGCTACTCAGAGCATTGGGATCCTATTAGATGAGCTGGTGTAA